The Leptodactylus fuscus isolate aLepFus1 chromosome 3, aLepFus1.hap2, whole genome shotgun sequence genome has a segment encoding these proteins:
- the VGLL2 gene encoding transcription cofactor vestigial-like protein 2 isoform X2, with the protein MSCLDVMYQVYGPPQPYFTAAYSPYHQKLAFYSKMQEAPESASSSASSSTSSSASSFSTHAPASIKEEDCSPEKERPPEAEYINSRCVLFTYFQGDISSVVDEHFSRALSQPSSYSPSSASAKASRPASSWRDPSFPMSQRSFPPSFWNSSYQPSVAPPTLGSSLASPLSGPHTEIPFGADPYSPASLHSHLHQGPPEPWHHAHHHHHHHHPYSIGGAINSQGSSYPRAGMHEVYSTHFDPRYSSLLVPASVRPHRITPAGTAPSATQCDLSKGESTASAWTSPGPYPGPAGDMGQSLSLNVDAARRYTFCGGPLLS; encoded by the exons ATGAGCTGTCTGGATGTAATGTACCAAGTGTATGGTCCTCCTCAGCCTTACTTCACCGCCGCCTATAGTCCCTATCATCAG AAGCTAGCGTTTTACTCAAAAATGCAGGAAGCACCTGAAAGTGCCAGCAGCAGTGCCAGTAGTAGCACCAGCAGCAGTGCCAGCTCATTCTCCACCCATGCCCCAGCCAGTATTAAGGAAGAGGACTGCAGCCCGGAGAAGGAGAGACCCCCTGAAGCGGAGTACATCAATTCCCGATGTGTCCTATTCACTTATTTCCAGGGAGACATCAGCTCGGTGGTGGATGAGCACTTCAGCAGAGCCCTCAGTCAGCCCAGCAGCTACTCTCCCAGCAGTGCCAGTGCCAAGGCGTCTCGACCTGCTAGCTCATGGAGAG ACCCATCTTTCCCAATGAGTCAACGAAGCTTTCCTCCATCCTTTTGGAACAGCAGCTACCAGCCGTCTGTAGCTCCACCAACCCTGGGCAGCAGCCTAGCCAGTCCTTTAAGTGGTCCTCATACTGAAATCCCTTTTGGAGCAGACCCTTATTCCCCTGCTTCACTTCATAGTCATCTACACCAGGGACCACCTGAGCCCTGGCACCATGCacaccatcatcaccatcaccaccacccatATTCTATTGGGGGAGCTATAAACAGTCAGGGTTCCAGTTATCCACGAGCTGGCATGCATGAGGTATACAGTACACACTTTGATCCCCGCTACAGTTCGCTACTTGTCCCTGCATCAGTCAGGCCTCATAGGATCACACCTGCAGGAACAGCACCTAGTGCCACACAGTGTGATCTAAGTAAGGGAGAGTCAACTGCATCTGCATGGACAAGCCCTGGGCCATATCCAGGACCAGCAGGAGACATGGGACAAAGTCTTAGCCTCAATGTTGATGCAG CTCGACGTTACACCTTCTGTGGAGGACCTCTCCTGAGCTGA
- the VGLL2 gene encoding transcription cofactor vestigial-like protein 2 isoform X1, with translation MSCLDVMYQVYGPPQPYFTAAYSPYHQKLAFYSKMQEAPESASSSASSSTSSSASSFSTHAPASIKEEDCSPEKERPPEAEYINSRCVLFTYFQGDISSVVDEHFSRALSQPSSYSPSSASAKASRPASSWRDPSFPMSQRSFPPSFWNSSYQPSVAPPTLGSSLASPLSGPHTEIPFGADPYSPASLHSHLHQGPPEPWHHAHHHHHHHHPYSIGGAINSQGSSYPRAGMHEVYSTHFDPRYSSLLVPASVRPHRITPAGTAPSATQCDLSKGESTASAWTSPGPYPGPAGDMGQSLSLNVDAGLQPQDKSKDLYWF, from the exons ATGAGCTGTCTGGATGTAATGTACCAAGTGTATGGTCCTCCTCAGCCTTACTTCACCGCCGCCTATAGTCCCTATCATCAG AAGCTAGCGTTTTACTCAAAAATGCAGGAAGCACCTGAAAGTGCCAGCAGCAGTGCCAGTAGTAGCACCAGCAGCAGTGCCAGCTCATTCTCCACCCATGCCCCAGCCAGTATTAAGGAAGAGGACTGCAGCCCGGAGAAGGAGAGACCCCCTGAAGCGGAGTACATCAATTCCCGATGTGTCCTATTCACTTATTTCCAGGGAGACATCAGCTCGGTGGTGGATGAGCACTTCAGCAGAGCCCTCAGTCAGCCCAGCAGCTACTCTCCCAGCAGTGCCAGTGCCAAGGCGTCTCGACCTGCTAGCTCATGGAGAG ACCCATCTTTCCCAATGAGTCAACGAAGCTTTCCTCCATCCTTTTGGAACAGCAGCTACCAGCCGTCTGTAGCTCCACCAACCCTGGGCAGCAGCCTAGCCAGTCCTTTAAGTGGTCCTCATACTGAAATCCCTTTTGGAGCAGACCCTTATTCCCCTGCTTCACTTCATAGTCATCTACACCAGGGACCACCTGAGCCCTGGCACCATGCacaccatcatcaccatcaccaccacccatATTCTATTGGGGGAGCTATAAACAGTCAGGGTTCCAGTTATCCACGAGCTGGCATGCATGAGGTATACAGTACACACTTTGATCCCCGCTACAGTTCGCTACTTGTCCCTGCATCAGTCAGGCCTCATAGGATCACACCTGCAGGAACAGCACCTAGTGCCACACAGTGTGATCTAAGTAAGGGAGAGTCAACTGCATCTGCATGGACAAGCCCTGGGCCATATCCAGGACCAGCAGGAGACATGGGACAAAGTCTTAGCCTCAATGTTGATGCAG GTTTACAGCCTCAGGATAAAAGCAAGGATCTGTACTGGTTTTAA